The Musa acuminata AAA Group cultivar baxijiao chromosome BXJ2-2, Cavendish_Baxijiao_AAA, whole genome shotgun sequence genome has a segment encoding these proteins:
- the LOC135604749 gene encoding probable polygalacturonase gives MLVVPTGRWLTGPFNLADHFTLFLDHDAVILATQDINEWPIIDPLPSYGRGRDAAGGRYSNLIMGYNLTDVVITGNNGTIDGQGETWWKMFRNKELNYTRGYLIELMYCKQVLISNITLVNSPSWNVHPVYSSHVIVSGITILAPVNSPNTDGIDPDSSSNVRIEDCYIVSGDDCIAIKSGWDEYGIAFNMSSKHIVIRRLTCISPTSAVIALGSEMSGGIQDVRAEDITAIHSESGVRIKTTIGRGAYVKDIFVRRMNLHTMKWVFWMTGTYGQHPDDKFDPKAIPVVQNISYSNVVAENVTMAAKLEGIPGAPFTGICIYNVTAEVVKSKKPIWNCTDVEGVSSHVTPTPCAQIPEYPDRITHCPFPEDDLPVNGVGLEECNSSRRWLTRDNWALSESSTKSNDIESGL, from the exons atgctggtggtgccgacCGGTCGGTGGCTCACCGGGCCCTTCAACCTCGCCGACCACTTCACCCTCTTCCTCGACCACGACGCCGTCATCCTCGCCACTCAG GATATCAACGAGTGGCCGATCATTGACCCTTTGCCCTCCTACGGTAGAGGAAGAGATGCGGCTGGGGGTAGATACAGTAATCTCATCATGGGATATAACCTAACCGATGTGGTCATAACAG ggAATAATGGAACTATCGATGGACAAGGTGAAACCTGGTGGAAAATGTTCCGTAACAAAGAACTCAATTACACTCGTGGATACCTCATTGAATTGATGTACTGCAAACAAGTGCTGATTTCCAACATTACATTGGTTAACTCTCCATCGTGGAATGTCCATCCAGTGTACAGCAG CCACGTAATCGTCTCAGGCATCACAATTCTTGCACCGGTCAACTCTCCCAACACTGATGGGATCGATCCAG ACTCATCCTCCAATGTCCGAATTGAGGACTGCTACATAGTCTCAGGCGATGACTGCATCGCCATTAAAAGCGGTTGGGATGAGTACGGGATTGCATTCAACATGTCAAGCAAACACATAGTGATCAGACGGCTCACCTGCATCTCCCCCACGAGCGCTGTCATCGCCCTGGGAAGCGAGATGTCGGGAGGAATCCAAGATGTCCGGGCCGAAGACATCACGGCCATCCACTCCGAATCCGGCGTCAGGATCAAGACGACCATCGGAAGGGGAGCTTACGTGAAGGACATATTCGTGAGAAGAATGAATCTGCACACAATGAAGTGGGTCTTCTGGATGACGGGCACCTACGGGCAGCACCCGGACGACAAATTTGATCCGAAAGCCATTCCGGTGGTGCAGAATATCAGTTACAGCAACGTGGTGGCCGAGAACGTGACCATGGCCGCGAAGCTGGAGGGGATTCCCGGCGCGCCCTTCACCGGAATATGCATCTACAATGTGACGGCGGAGGTGGTGAAGTCGAAGAAGCCGATTTGGAACTGCACCGACGTGGAGGGCGTATCGAGTCACGTGACGCCCACTCCCTGTGCGCAGATTCCGGAATATCCAGATCGTATAACGCATTGCCCCTTCCCTGAAGATGATCTACCTGTGAATGGTGTTGGGCTAGAGGAGTGT AACTCGTCtaggcgttggttgacccgggacaactgGGCCCTGAGCGAGTCGTCCACCAAGTCAAACGATATAGAGTCAGGTTTGTAG